A portion of the uncultured Bacteroides sp. genome contains these proteins:
- a CDS encoding DHH family phosphoesterase, protein MLTKVIEQTKIDHFTKWFERADKIVIVSHVSPDGDAIGSSLGLWHFLYSQDKTVNVIVPNAFPDFLKWMPGSKEILLYDRYRDFANKLIAEADVICCLDFNALKRIDAMADAVEASSAHKMMVDHHPHPEEFCDITISHPEISSTSELVFRLICRMGYFSDISRDGAECIYTGMMTDTGGFTYNSNSQEIYFIISELLSKGIDKDDIYRKVYNTYSESRLRLMGYVLSKMKVYAAHNSALISLTKEEQGNFDYIKGDSEGFVNIPLSIKNVCFTCFLREDTEKPMIKISLRSVGMFPCNKFAAEFFNGGGHLNASGGEYSGSMEEAVRVFERGLEKYKDLLTA, encoded by the coding sequence ATGCTGACTAAGGTTATTGAACAAACTAAAATAGACCATTTTACTAAATGGTTCGAACGGGCCGATAAAATAGTTATTGTTTCTCATGTCTCTCCTGATGGAGACGCCATCGGTTCATCTCTGGGACTTTGGCACTTTCTTTATTCACAAGACAAAACGGTAAATGTGATTGTACCGAATGCTTTTCCTGATTTTCTAAAATGGATGCCGGGTAGTAAAGAAATTCTGTTATATGACCGTTATCGGGATTTTGCTAACAAGTTGATTGCTGAAGCTGATGTTATCTGCTGTCTTGATTTTAATGCACTGAAAAGAATTGATGCTATGGCAGATGCCGTGGAAGCTTCTTCTGCCCATAAAATGATGGTAGATCACCATCCTCATCCGGAAGAGTTTTGTGACATCACTATCTCTCATCCTGAAATATCGTCTACTTCCGAATTGGTTTTTCGTCTAATTTGCCGTATGGGTTATTTTAGTGATATTTCCAGAGACGGAGCTGAATGCATCTATACGGGTATGATGACAGACACAGGAGGATTTACGTATAATTCCAATAGCCAGGAAATCTACTTCATTATCAGTGAGTTACTCTCTAAAGGAATTGATAAGGATGATATTTATCGTAAGGTGTATAATACTTATTCAGAGAGTCGTCTGAGATTAATGGGGTATGTGCTCTCTAAGATGAAAGTCTATGCAGCTCATAATTCTGCTTTGATATCATTGACAAAAGAAGAACAAGGTAATTTTGATTATATAAAAGGAGATAGCGAAGGATTTGTGAATATTCCATTATCTATCAAAAATGTTTGTTTCACTTGTTTTCTAAGAGAAGACACCGAGAAACCGATGATTAAGATTTCACTCCGTTCGGTGGGGATGTTTCCTTGCAATAAGTTTGCAGCTGAATTCTTTAATGGAGGTGGACATTTGAATGCTTCAGGTGGTGAATATTCCGGTTCGATGGAAGAGGCGGTGAGGGTCTTTGAGCGAGGACTTGAAAAATACAAAGACTTGTTGACTGCTTAA
- a CDS encoding DUF4827 domain-containing protein, which translates to MRKLTFLFLSLLCVGAFFQACDNTKTYAEMLSDEKDAINDFIKTNNIKVISQSEFEKDTITNVAANEYVGFSNGVYMQIVDRGEGDTVKTRDEILVRFMEYDIMKKDTTIVSNFGTDDWVDSFNYTVSGSLVSGTFTEGNMLRYYGANVPSGWLIPLPYIKDRAHVKLIIPSKMGHTTASQYVYPYFYDITKFQIYK; encoded by the coding sequence ATGAGAAAACTGACTTTCCTATTTCTTTCTTTGTTGTGCGTAGGCGCATTTTTTCAGGCTTGTGATAATACAAAGACGTATGCCGAAATGCTTTCGGATGAAAAAGATGCGATCAATGATTTTATTAAAACAAATAATATCAAGGTCATTTCTCAGAGCGAATTTGAGAAAGATACCATAACCAATGTCGCCGCAAATGAGTATGTCGGCTTTTCTAACGGTGTGTATATGCAGATTGTAGATCGTGGAGAAGGAGATACGGTGAAGACACGTGATGAGATATTGGTGCGTTTTATGGAATATGATATTATGAAAAAAGACACAACTATTGTTTCTAACTTTGGGACTGATGATTGGGTTGACTCTTTTAATTATACTGTTTCAGGATCTTTGGTTTCGGGAACCTTTACTGAGGGTAATATGCTTCGGTACTATGGTGCCAATGTTCCTTCCGGATGGCTTATCCCTTTGCCATACATTAAAGATCGTGCTCACGTGAAGCTGATTATACCTTCAAAAATGGGACACACTACTGCTTCTCAGTATGTTTATCCTTATTTCTATGATATAACAAAGTTCCAAATTTACAAATAA
- the glmM gene encoding phosphoglucosamine mutase, with protein sequence MTLIKSISGIRGTIGGTTGEGLNPLDIVKFTSAYATLIRKTCKSNSNKIVVGRDARISGEMVNNVVIGTLMGLGWNVVDIDLASTPTTELAVTMEDACGGIILTASHNPKQWNALKLLNEQGEFLNAAEGNEVLRIAEAEEFDYADVDHLGSYRKDLTYNKKHIDSVLALQLVDVEAIKKANFRVAIDCVNSVGGIILPELLERLGVKHVEKLYCEPTGHFAHNPEPLEKNLGDIMDLMKGGKADVAFVVDPDVDRLAMICEDGVMYGEEYTLVTVADYVLKHTPGNTVSNLSSTRALRDVTNKYGMQYSASAVGEVNVVTKMKATNAVIGGEGNGGVIYPESHYGRDALVGIALFLSHLAHEGKKVSELRATYPPYFIAKNRVDLTPDIDVDAILAKVKEIYKNEEINDIDGVKIDFPDKWVHLRKSNTEAIIRVYSEASTMEAANEIGQKIMDVINELAK encoded by the coding sequence ATGACGCTAATTAAATCAATCTCCGGAATTCGCGGAACTATCGGCGGAACTACGGGTGAAGGATTAAATCCGCTTGACATCGTCAAGTTTACTTCAGCTTATGCTACTTTGATCCGCAAGACATGTAAATCGAATAGTAATAAAATTGTTGTGGGGCGGGATGCTCGTATTTCCGGCGAAATGGTGAATAATGTTGTAATCGGTACTCTTATGGGGCTCGGATGGAATGTTGTTGATATCGACTTGGCTTCTACGCCAACGACCGAACTGGCTGTTACGATGGAAGATGCTTGCGGGGGAATCATTCTTACTGCTTCTCATAATCCTAAACAATGGAATGCCCTTAAACTCCTCAACGAACAGGGCGAGTTTCTGAATGCAGCAGAAGGCAATGAAGTGCTTCGTATAGCAGAAGCAGAAGAATTTGATTATGCAGATGTAGACCATTTGGGCTCTTACCGCAAAGATTTGACGTATAACAAAAAACATATAGATAGCGTACTTGCACTTCAACTTGTGGATGTTGAGGCTATTAAAAAAGCGAACTTCCGGGTAGCGATAGATTGTGTAAATTCTGTTGGAGGGATTATTCTTCCTGAACTTTTGGAACGCTTGGGAGTGAAACATGTAGAAAAACTTTATTGTGAACCAACCGGACATTTTGCACATAACCCCGAACCACTAGAAAAGAATTTAGGTGATATCATGGACCTGATGAAAGGCGGAAAAGCAGATGTGGCTTTTGTTGTCGATCCGGATGTGGATCGTTTAGCTATGATTTGTGAAGATGGAGTGATGTACGGCGAAGAATACACGCTGGTTACTGTTGCCGATTATGTGTTGAAACATACTCCTGGAAATACAGTATCTAATCTTAGCTCTACTCGTGCGTTACGTGATGTTACTAATAAATACGGCATGCAATATAGTGCATCGGCTGTAGGTGAAGTAAATGTAGTAACTAAGATGAAAGCTACAAATGCTGTGATTGGTGGTGAAGGTAACGGTGGAGTTATTTACCCTGAAAGTCATTACGGACGTGATGCATTGGTTGGTATTGCACTCTTTCTTAGCCATTTGGCTCACGAAGGAAAGAAAGTAAGCGAGCTTCGTGCCACGTATCCACCCTACTTTATAGCAAAGAATCGTGTTGATCTTACTCCGGATATTGACGTGGATGCCATCCTTGCCAAAGTAAAGGAAATCTATAAGAATGAAGAGATCAATGATATCGATGGAGTAAAGATTGATTTCCCTGATAAATGGGTGCACTTGCGTAAAAGTAATACCGAAGCTATTATTCGTGTATATAGCGAAGCTTCTACCATGGAAGCAGCAAATGAGATAGGTCAAAAAATAATGGATGTTATTAATGAATTGGCCAAGTAG
- a CDS encoding DUF6377 domain-containing protein, which translates to MKKAILFLLATFCFFSSHCESRNDSILKALDKTIRERSIYTERKETRIQDYKELCRSLSDKEQIYSVLGKLFDEYRYFNTDSAFHYATLKLELAGKLHNLEHLSDARMNIADIMSLTGMYKEALDMMVSVHSTQLPSYLRPYYYHLYRTMYGLMADYAIREKEKIQYNKIVDTYRDSLLIIKPKGTIEHTLIGVEKLLTKKKYDEALLILNEAKRKIDPADHNLAFLSFSLAQVYKGKGDKENMMWNLAVSSISDLQSAVKEYVSLRELAYALYESGDIDRAYTYLKCSMEDARSCNARQRTIEIGAIFPIIDKAYTQKNEKQKHEIVLGLLGISVLSVILLITIFFLYKQMRKVAVARRHIGEVNIELSKLNQELKDVNNRLQDSNNQLKETNLTLSETNFIKEEYIGRYMDQCSTYLEKMDAYRRSLGKIASTGKVDELYKSIKSTQVIENELKEFYLNFDDTFLRLFPNFVADFNHLLLEGERIYPKANEQLNTELRIYALIRLGITDSVKIAQFLRYSVTTIYNYRTKVRNKAVGERDEFEDKVMQIGRLAE; encoded by the coding sequence ATGAAAAAGGCAATATTGTTTCTTTTAGCTACCTTCTGTTTTTTTTCCTCACACTGTGAAAGCAGAAATGATTCCATACTTAAGGCTTTAGATAAAACAATACGTGAGCGCTCTATTTATACAGAGCGCAAAGAAACTCGTATTCAGGACTATAAAGAGCTTTGCAGAAGCTTGTCTGATAAAGAACAGATTTACAGTGTTTTAGGGAAACTCTTTGACGAGTACCGCTATTTTAATACGGATTCGGCTTTTCATTATGCTACTCTGAAGCTCGAATTGGCAGGGAAACTTCACAATTTGGAACATTTGTCTGATGCGCGGATGAACATAGCCGATATTATGAGCCTCACAGGAATGTATAAGGAGGCACTGGATATGATGGTATCTGTTCATTCTACACAACTACCCAGCTATTTGCGTCCTTATTATTATCATCTATACCGGACTATGTATGGTCTGATGGCCGACTATGCTATTCGCGAAAAGGAAAAGATTCAATATAATAAAATAGTAGATACTTACAGAGATTCTTTATTGATTATTAAACCGAAAGGAACCATTGAACATACGCTTATTGGTGTAGAGAAGCTGCTTACCAAAAAGAAGTACGATGAAGCTTTGCTCATTCTTAACGAAGCGAAGAGAAAAATAGATCCGGCAGACCATAATCTGGCCTTCCTCTCTTTTTCTCTGGCTCAAGTCTATAAGGGCAAAGGTGATAAAGAGAATATGATGTGGAATCTGGCAGTTTCTTCTATCTCCGATTTGCAATCGGCCGTTAAGGAATATGTCTCTCTACGTGAACTGGCTTATGCTCTCTATGAATCAGGCGATATTGACAGGGCATATACCTATTTGAAGTGCTCTATGGAAGATGCCCGTAGCTGTAATGCTCGTCAGCGCACCATTGAGATAGGAGCAATATTTCCTATTATAGACAAAGCCTATACCCAGAAAAACGAAAAGCAAAAGCATGAAATAGTATTGGGGCTATTGGGTATTAGTGTTCTGTCTGTTATTTTGCTGATAACCATCTTCTTCTTATATAAGCAAATGAGGAAAGTGGCTGTGGCACGTCGTCATATAGGGGAAGTAAACATTGAACTGAGTAAACTGAATCAAGAACTGAAGGACGTAAACAATAGGTTGCAAGATTCTAATAATCAGTTGAAGGAGACTAACCTTACTCTTTCGGAAACAAACTTTATCAAAGAGGAATACATTGGCAGATACATGGATCAATGCTCCACCTATCTTGAGAAGATGGATGCTTATCGTCGTTCGCTTGGCAAAATAGCCTCTACGGGAAAGGTAGACGAACTATATAAGAGCATTAAATCTACGCAGGTTATTGAAAATGAACTAAAAGAGTTCTATCTCAATTTTGACGATACGTTTCTACGCTTGTTCCCTAATTTTGTGGCAGACTTTAATCATCTGCTTCTGGAGGGTGAACGTATTTATCCAAAAGCGAATGAACAACTGAATACGGAACTGCGTATCTATGCCCTGATACGTTTGGGCATTACGGATAGTGTGAAAATTGCGCAATTCCTTCGTTACTCTGTAACGACCATCTATAATTACCGAACCAAGGTTCGTAATAAAGCTGTCGGCGAACGTGATGAATTTGAAGACAAAGTAATGCAGATAGGGCGGCTGGCCGAATAG